GGACACGCCGTCGTTCGTGATCGTGGGGGCGCCCCACTTCTTCTCGAGCACGACGTTGCGGCCACGCGGGCCGAGGGTCACCTTGACGGCGTCGGCGAGGATGTTGAGGCCGCGCTCGAGGCCGCGACGGGCCTCCTCATCGAAAGCGATGATCTTTGCCATGAGCTTTGTCGTCCCTCCTGGACGTAGACGTGTGGTTTAGCACTCAGAGTCTGAGAGTGCTAACGCCATTCTGGCACTCGACCCCTCCGAGTGCAAGCCGCCGGGAGCGCGCTGAGGGCGAACGTCAGGGGGCGGGTGTGCCCGCAGGTGTCTCTGTCGCGGCTGCGGATCGGTCGAGGCCGATCACGACGGTGAGCTGCTCGCGATCGGTCTCGTTCAGCGCCGCATAGGTGTCGCTCTGCTGCACGGCTGCACCGCCGAGCAGGTTCGCGAGCCCGATCGCCGCCGGTTCGTCGTCGTCCTGGACGTAGTAGACCGTGGTGGTCTTGAAGTCCACGCTGTCGCTGCCGCTGGCGTAGACCGTTCCCGCATCCCAGCCCTTGTTGATCAGGAGGTCGCGCATCTGCTGCTCGAGCCCGTCCTCGCCGGTCGCGTTGAGGATCATCACCGAGAACGCGGTGTCGACGACGCCGGTGTCCTCCGGGGTCGGAACCGCCGAGGGCGCGGCCTCGGGGAACAGTTCGATGCGTCCCATGAACACGAGCGATCCGAAGATGCCCGCGATGATGAGCACGAGTGCCGCCACGAACGACCACAGCAGCACGACCCACCCGTTCATTCCGGGGGCTTCGGCGCGGTGCGCTCCGACTCGTCCGGTGGCACGGGGGACGTCATCGAAACGATCGCGGGAGGGCTTTGACACCCCTCGATGCTAGCGGCACGCACCTGTCAATCCGCATCGACGCCGCGAACGGCCGCGCACTCGCCGTCGCTCAGCCGACGAAGCCCGGCATCCGACCGCTGCGGCGCGCGGCGCGGACATCGCGCAGTCGACGCAGCCGGCGCACGAGCATGGGGTCGTATTCGAGCGCGGCGTCGGACTCCAGGAGTCGTCCCAGCACCTGGTAGTAGCGGGCGGCGCTCATCCCCAGCTGAGCGCGGATGACCTCTTCCTTCGCACTGCCGTGGCGCGGCCAGGCGGCTTCGATCGCGAGGACCGCGCGATCGCGCTCCGTGAGGTCTCCCAACATGGCTCCAGGTTAGGACTCATCGCGCTGTGAATCGGCGCGCCACTCCCACCAGCTGCCGAGGGGGTCGGCCGCTGCCCGCACCCGTCCATCGAGAGCGACGACGAACCCGGTCCACGTCGACGCATCGATCGGGGGCCGCCAGACATCGAGCAACGCTGGCGGATCGATCGTGATCCACCGCGCCGGCAGCTGTGCGATCCGGTCGACCAGCGCGGTGCGCGACGCCCTCGGGATGTGCACGAGCACTCCGGGCGTCGTGATCACCAGGGTCGCGTCCGTCGGCGCCGCATCGGCGAGCGCCTCGAGCTTCTCCAGCGCGTCACCGGCGACGAGGTGCGGCGGCTCGGCGGCGGCGATGTCCGCGGCGGCGTCGATCCGTTCGGCACGGCCGCTCTCCCCCGGCCAGACGAGGCCGCGCAGCCAGCGCCGATCCCACGCGTCGGCGACGTCGAGCGGCGCGAGGTCGATCCCGGCGCGCCAGACGACGTGCGGCATCCGCAGCGGAGGGAGCTCCCCCGTGACCGTGCTCGTCAGGACGACGCTCGACGTGCCCTCAGACGGATCGAGGGCGAGACGAACCGCGCCGTCCGCGTCGACGAAACGGTACGAGTAGTGGTCGGGATACAGGCACAGACCGGCGGAGGCGCCGAGCTCGAGCAGAGCGATCGGCCCGTCGATCTCCGACAGCACGGGAAGAAGAGCGGCGAGACGGAGAGGTTCGTTGGTCTGCAGCGAGCGGGCGGTGCACTCGGCGACCACCTCGTCGGCATGCGATCGGACGAAGTCCCGCCAGCCGGCGAAATCGCCCGGCATCGCCCCCAGCAGCCGGGTGACCGCGAAGACGAGCGGCGGTTGCCGCCGATTCTCGGGGATGCGGGCGAGGAGCGCCTGCATGTCCGCGTCATCCGCGACGCCCTGCGCCCACTCCTCGTACACCGTGCTGCGCCCCGGCGCCTCCTCGGCGGCGAAGCGGGCGTATCGCTGCTGCACGGCATCGGTCATGGCTCCATTCTCGCGCGAGGCACCCGCGTCTCGCCGGAGGAGGGAGAATGGAGGAGACCCAGGAGGACGCATGGCCTACAGCGTGGACAAGACCGAAGAAGAATGGCGCGACGAGCTCGGCGATGAGCAGTACGCGGTGCTGCGTCAGGCCGCCACCGAGCGCGCCTGGACGGGCGAGCTGCTCGACGAGGGCCGCGCCGGCCTCTACACGTGCGGCGCGTGCGGTGCCGAACTCTTCCAGAGCGGCACCAAGTTCGACTCCGGATGCGGATGGCCGAGCTTCTACGAGTCGATCCGCCCCGAAGCCGTGCAGCTCATCGAGGACACGACCCTGGGCATGGTGCGCACGGAGGTGCGCTGCTCGAACTGCGGCTCGCACCTCGGCCATGTCTTCCCCGACGGCTTCGGCACGCCCACCGGCGACCGGTACTGCATGAACTCGATCGCTCTGAACTTCACCCCCGAAGCCTCGTGAGCGCGCTCGACGCCGTCCGTGCCCGCCAGTCGTGGTCGAAGGTCGACGACACCGCGCCCACCCACGAAGAGCTGCTCACGTTCGTGGCCGCCGCCGGGAGGGTCGCCGATCATTCGTCCCTGCGCCCGTGGCGTCTGATCGAGCTGCGCGGGGCCGATCGCGAGGTGCTCGGCGCGGCGATCGCGAAGGCCGAGGGCGACAAGTCCCCCTCGACCAAGCCGTTGCGCGCACCGCTGCTCATCGCCGTGGTGGCAAGCTTCCGCAAGAGCAAGGTGCCGCGCTGGGAGCAGGAGGCCGTCGCTTCCGGCGTCGCGCACACCATCAGCCTGCTTCTGGACGAGGCAGGCTGGGGAGTGTTCTGGCGCACGGGGAGCTACACGCGGGCGAAGGCCGTGGCGAAGGCGCACGGGCTGGGCAAGGACGAGGAACTGCTCGGCTGGCTCTACGTCGGCGGCAAGCCTGCCGGCAAGCGAGCAGGACGACGCAAGGCGGTCGATGCGCGCAAGCTCGTCAGCCGGATGCCGCGGGCGAAGAAGAAGAAGTAGCGGTCACGCCCTGCGGCGACGTCGCGGCAGGGCGACCGAGACGGATGCCACGGCGACGACGACCATCCCGACGATCTGCCACGTGGCCGGCCCCGCTGCCGCCGGCCAGATGAGATCGATGAGCACCGAGGTCGCGAGCTGCCCGAGCACGGATCCGAGCCCCATCAGCAGCACCCCGGTCTGGGACACGATGAACGCGCCCAGCAGGATGTACGCGAACCCCAGGAAACCGCCCAGGTAGAGCCACGGCTCGGCCGGGAGCGCCTCGGGGGCACCGCGCAACGCGATGCTGATCCCCGCTGCGAACAGCAGCACGACGGTGCCGGCGATGAAGCTCATGAACGTGGCGATGATCGGCGAGCCCACGCGTTGCGCGAGGCGTCCGTTGGTGGCCGCCTGCCACGCGATGCCCACGCCCGCCAGGAACGGGAGCGCCAGCATCCACAGCGGAGCCGTGGCGAGCACGTCGCCGCTGAGCGAGATGCCGACCGCGGCGAGCGCGAGCAGCCCGCCCAGCACCCGCCCGGGGGTGACGGCGACCACTCCGGCCGGGCCGAAGCCGATCCGGTCGAGCACGAGGCCGTGCAGGGTCTGGCCCGCGACCACGCCGACCGTGAACAGTGAGACTCCGAGCACCCCGGCAGTCAGTCCCTGGGTCGACACGGTCAGCGCTCCGCACGCACCGCCGAGCAGCATCCAGACAGGGATCGTCCTGCCGCGCACCCCGCGCCACAGCCTGCCGACTCCGCGCCGGCCGGACGGCAGGGCACTGATCACGATCACGAGCGCGAGCAGACCCACACTGAACGAGACGAGTCCCGCGACGATGCCGTCGTCGAGCCGCACTCCGAGGACTCCGTTGACGCGCGCCTGGATCGCCGTCATCACGCCGATCGCGACCGCTCCCCCGAGTGCGACCGGGGCGGGGAGCGCGCGGGTCTCGGTCACCCGTCGACCCTACCCGAGCGTGCGCGCCCTCCTGCGCCGCCGGGAATGTCGGTGCCGAGGGCTACGCTGACGGCATGTGCGCGAGCTACGGTCTCGATCCCCGGTTCACCGATGCGGAGCTCCTCGCCGCGGCCGACGAGGCCGTGCTCGAGGGCCTTCGAACGTGGGCGCAGGACAATGCGGGAGAGACGGTGCGCCCCACCGGCAGGAACCTCCGCAACCTCAACCCGCTGATCGTGTCGACAGAGACGGGGCCCTCGCTCGAGCCGGCGTGGTGGGGATTCCTCGTCGGCGGGGAGCCGGCGAAGTTCCCCTCGATCAACACGCGCTCGGAGCGGCTGCAGGAGCGGCCGGGCGGTCTGAAGTCCCGCGCGATCGTTCCGGCGACGAGCTGGTACGAGATGCAGAAGCCGCAGCGAGTGTGGCAGGAGTTCCGTCTCGACGAGGGCGCGCTGTTCGGCATGGCCGCGGTGACGCAGCGCGGCCGGACGACCGACGGCACCTGGTTCACGTGCTATTCGATCGTGATGCGCCCCGCGCCCGCGCATCTCGCCGAGGTTCACGACCGCATGCCGGTGCTCATCCCGACCGCGTTCGCCCAGGAGTGGCTGACCGCCGAGAGCGGACGCGACGTGATCGACGAGGCCCTGCTGGCGGCGGCCGGTCTCGACGGCCGGGTGGCGACGACGCCGCGCGCCGACGACAAGGGCGCGGATCGGCTGTTCTGATCATGGATGCGAGAGCACTGAACACGGCGGCCACGTCGCGCGCCGAGGAGCTGCCCGGGGCAGAGCGGGAGAACCCGTTCGGGCCGGAGTGGGATGTGTACAAGGTGCGCGGTCGCGTGTTCCTGCTGGTCCCTCTCGACGGCACCGGGCGCATCACCCTCAAATCGCACCCCGACGATGCGGTCGCCCTGCGCGAGACGTTCGCCGACATCGTCCCCGGCTATCACATGAACAAGAAGCACTGGATCACCCTGCTCCCGGGCGACTCCCTCGAAGAGGGCCTGGTGACCGAGCTCGTGACCGAGTCGTACCTGCTCGTGGTGGAGAAGCTCCCCCGTGCTCAGCGGCCCGTCGACCCCGACCTCTTCGGTCGCGGTCCGGCAACGGATGCCGCCGCCCCGACGGCCTGACACTCCGGCGGGGATCCGTCGCCGGGATGATGCCTCCGGCGCCAGAACGGTACCTGGGGAGGACGCGGAGACAGCTTCGCCGTCCGTAGCGTGGTTCCCATGATCACAGCAGAGGGCCTCACGAAGAGGTTCGGAGACAAGACAGCCGTCCAGGACGTGTCGTTCACGATCCAGCCGGGAACCGTCACCGGATTCCTCGGGCCGAACGGCGCCGGGAAGTCCACCACGATGCGCATGATCGTCGGCCTCGACCGGCCGACATCGGGCCTCGCCACCATCGCCGGCAAGGAGTACCGCAAGCTGCGCGCTCCGCTCAGCGAGGTCGGCGTGCTGCTCGACGCCAAGGCCGTGCATACCGGTCGCACCGCCCGCAATCATCTGCGCGCCATGGCGGCGACCCACGGCATCCCCGCGTCGCGCGTCGACGAGGTCATCGAACTCGCCGGCATCACCTCGGTCGCCCGCAAGCGCGCGGGCAAGTTCTCGCTCGGCATGGGCCAGCGACTCGGCATCGCGTCGGCGCTGCTCGGCGATCCGCACACGCTGATCCTCGACGAGCCGGTCAACGGCCTCGACCCCGAGGGCGTGCGCTGGGTACGCCAGTTCGTGCGCCACGCCGCATCGGAGGGCCGTACCGTGCTGCTCTCCAGCCACCTGATGAGCGAGATGGCGCAGACCGCCGACCACGTGATCGTGATGGGTCGCGGCCAGGTGCTGGCGGATGCTCCGCTCGACGAGCTCGTGCGTGCATGGACCCGCAACACGGTGCGCGTGCGCACTCCCCGCGCGGCTGATCTCGCGGCGGCCGTCGGCGGTCCCGAGGTCGAGATCGTGAGCACCGCCCCCGATCTGCTCGACATCGTGGGTCTCCCCGCCGCACGCATCGGCGATCTCGCCGCCGACCGCGGCATCCCGCTGCATGAACTCACCCCGACCACGGGGTCGCTCGAAGACGCGTATCTCGCTCTCACGGGCGATTCGGTCGAGTACCGCACCAAGGAGATCTCATGACCACCCAGGCTCCGCCCGTCACGCGCGCCCGCGTCGACTCCGCCCAGCGCCTCACGTTCTTCCGTGCCGTGCGCAGCGAGTGGATCAAGCTCGCCACCGTTCGTTCCACCTGGTGGTCGATCGGTATCACCGCCCTTCTCACGGTCGGCATCGCTGTGCTGATCGCTCAGGCCGTCGACATGCCCGGCTTCGAGCCGATCCAGGCCGTCGTCTCCCCGATCCAGTTCACGATGCTTCTTGCGGGCATCCTCGGCGCGATCGCCGTCACCGGCGAGTACTCGACCGGCATGATCCGTTCGACGCTCGCAGCCGACCCGGTTCGCGGCTCGGTGCTCGCGGCCAAGGCCCTCGTGCTCGCCGTGTTCATGTTCGTGTCGTCGCTCGTGATCTTCTTCGGTGCCGCATTCGCGGTGTCGCTGGTGGTCGCCGCGCGCGATCAGAGCATCGACTGGTCGGATGCCTCAGCCTCGTTCCTGCCGATCATCGTGGCGTCGTTCACGATGGCCGTCTTCGCCATCATCGGCGTCGCCTTCGGTTTCATCCTGCGCTCGGGCGCTGGTGCGATCGCCGCGACCGTCGGCCTGCTCTTCGTGCTGCCCATCATGACCAACTTCTTCTCCTTCGCGGGCGAGAGCTGGAAATGGGTCACCGACGCGGCCGCCTACCTGCCGGCCTCCGCCGCGCAGAGCATCATCCTGCCCAGCGACGGTGCGATCATCGACGGACCCACCGGCTACCTCACGCTCGGATGCTGGGCGCTGGGCGCCCTGCTCGCCGCGTGGGCCGTGCTGCGCACGCGCGACGCGTAAAGTCAGCCGGGTGAGCAGAACGCGAAGCCGCAGCATCTCGATCCGCGAGGACGAGGAGCTGCGGCTTCCGCGTCCCCCCGGGGTCTTCCGTCGATTCTGGGCACGGCATCCGCGCGTCGCAGACGTTCTGATCGCGCTGGTGTGCCTGCTCCTGTCGCTCACTCCCGCGATGCGGATCAACCCCGATCTCCCCACTCCGATCACGGTGACCATGGCCGTGCTGCTGCCCATCGCCGTCGTCGGCGCGTGCGTGACGCTGTTCTGGCGCCGCCGCGTCCCGTTCGTCCCCTTCGTGGCGGCGTTCACGGTCGAGGCCTCGTTCCTCCTGATCGACATGCCGGTCGGAACCCCACTCGTCCTCGCCACCTGCTACGCCCTCGCGGTGTACCGTTCCACCGCCCTCGCGTGGAAATGCTTCGCCATCGCTCTGGCCGCTCTGACCGCCTTCGCGGGAATCCTCACCCTCACCGACGTCATCAGCCTGCAGATCGCGGCCAACTCCGTCGTCAGCTCGCTCGTGCTGGGCCTCATCGGCACGCTGATCGGCGTCAACGTCGGCGGCCGCAAGAGGTACCTGGCGGCCGTCATCGACCGCTCACGACAGCTTCTGGTCGAGCGTGATCAGCAGGCGCAGCTCGCCGCGGCCGCCGAACGTGCACGTATCGCTCGCGAGATGCACGACATCGTCTCGCACTCCCTCACCGTGATCGTCGCGCTGTCCGAGGGCGCAGCGGCCACGCCCGACCGGGATCAGGCCCGCACCGCCGCGGCCGCATCGGCCGAGACCGCCCGCACCGCGCTCACCGAGATGCGGTCGATGCTCGGGGTGCTGCGCGCCGATGACGCGACGCTGCCACTCGCCCCGATCGCCGCGCCGACGCCGCACGATACCGTCACGACGGCGCAGCGCGCGGGCTTCCCCGTGTCGCTCGCGGTCAGCGGGGCCTCCGACCTCTCGCCCGCGCTCTCGCACGCCGTGTCGCGGATCGTGCAGGAAGGGGTGACGAACGCGATGCGCCACTCCCCCACGGCGAACGCCATCGGTGTGCGCATCGAGCACCGGGCAGCAGCGGTCGTCGTCGACATCGTCAACGACGGTGCCGCGCAGGCGTCCGACAGCCCCGGGTTCGGACTGCGCGGGTTGTCGGAGCGCATCGCACATGTGCGAGGCACGATCGAGTACGGCCCGCGGGGTGGCGGACGATGGATGCTGCGCGCCGAACTTCCCACCGACAACGACGAGAGGGAGAAGAACTCATGACGGAACGGATCCGGGTGCTCCTGGTCGACGACCAGCAGCTCATCCGTCTGGGGTTCCGGATGGTCCTGGAAGCCGAGGACGACATCGAGGTCGTGGGTGAAGCCGGCGACGGACGGGAGGCGATCGTGCAGGCCGCGGCGCTGCATCCGGATCTCGTGCTGATGGACATCCGGATGCCGGGCCTCGACGGCATCGCCGCGACGGAGTCGATCGTGCGCTCGCACCCGCAGACCCGCGTGCTCGTGCTCACGACGTTCGATCTCGACGAATACGCGTTCGGAGCGATCCGCGCTGGCGCCAGCGGCTTCCTCCTGAAGGATGTGCAGCGTCACGAGATGCTGGCGGCGCTGCGCTCGGTGCATCGTGGCGACGCCGCCCTGTCGCCTCGTGTCACCCGCATGCTGCTCGAGCACGTCACGCCCGTGCTGCCGAGCGCGGGCACGAGCACCCCCTCCGAGACGAACGTCGCCGACGAGCTGACCGACCGCGAGCGCGACGTGTTCCTCGCGATCGGTCGCGGACTCACGAACGCCGAGATCGCGAGCACCCTCTTCGTCAGCGAATCGACCGTGAAGACCCACGTCGGCCGAGTGCTGTCGAAGCTGGGAGCCCGCGACCGCATCCACGCCGTGATCCTGGCCCACCGGCTCGGCCTGGTCGACGACACACCCCTTCCCACGGAGTCCTAGCGCCGGTCAGGGACGCGTCGACCGGGTGCGGGGCTCGTCGTCAGGGTCAGGAGCGCGCCGGAGTCCACTCCGAAACGCGGTTGAGCAACCGGACCTCGTCGGCGGTGAGCTCCAGGCGCGCACCGGCGAGCAGGTCGGGGACCTGTCCCACCGTGCGGGCACTCGCGATCGGCGCGACGACGGCCGGCTGGGCGCGGAGCCACGCCAGCGACGTCGCGGCGATCGACGCACCGTACGCCTCACCGATCTCCTCCAGGGCATCGATGATGCGGAGCCCCGCATCCGTGGCGTACTTGGCGGCGCCCTGGGCGCGCGGCGAGGACTGTCCAGCCACGTCCGTCGACCGGTACTTGCCGGTCAGGAATCCGCTCGCCAGGGAGTAGTACGGCACCAGGCCGAGCTCGAACTCATGAGCCACAGGGACGATCGTCTCCTCGACGTCGTTGCGGTGGACGAGGTTGTAATGCGGCTGCACGGCGACCGGGCGCGAGACGCCGAGGCGGTCGGAGATCGCGATCCATTCGCGGATGCGCTCGGCGGAGTAGTTCGACACCGCGATGTTGCGCACGAGACCGTCGGTGACGAGCTGTCCGAACGCGCCGACGGTGTCTTCGAGGGGAACCGTCTCGTCGTCGAAGTGCGCGTAGTAGAGGTCGATCGTGTCGACACCGAGACGGGCGAGCGACGCCTCTGCGGCCCGGCGCACGTTCTCGGCAGACAGCCCGCGGAACTCCGGGTGCTGACTCACCTTGGTCGCGACGACGACGTCCTGCGGATTGCGCGACGCGAGCCACTGACCGACGATCGTCTCGCTCTCGCCGCCCTCGTTGCCCGGCACCCAGGCGCTGTACGAATCGGCGGTGTCGATGAAATCGCCCCCGCCTGCCACGAAGGCGTCGAGCACCGCGAACGAAGCGTCGCGGTCGGCGGTCCAGCCGAACACGTTGCCGCCGAGAGCGAGCGGGAAGACGTCAAGATCACTGGTTCCGATACGAGTCATGATCGTGACAACGGGCGAGAAGACCCTCGCATTCCCCTGTGACGGCGTATGTCGACGGCGTTCAGTCCTCGGGACGAGTGACGGCGTCGTAGCTGCGCTTGACCGAGAGCGAGAGCATCCCGAGTACAGCCGAGACCACGAGCAGCACGACGCCCGTGCCAGGTGCGAAGAACAGCATCCCGACGCCGCCGAGCGCCGCGAACGCCGCCAACGACCCGAACGCGACGTACGTCCAGAACGTGAATCGGTTCCACAGGCGCATGTCGCCGAGCTTAGCCGTCGCGCGGAACCCGACGCCGTCAACCCCCTCTCGATCGCGTCGGGGGCGCGCGTAGGGTGCTCGGAACCGATGAACCGCGAAGACAGAGGAGACACGATGAGCGATCCGAAGAACACCCAGGGCACCCCCGGGGCCGATGAAGAAGCGGACACCGCATCCGGAGGGGCCCCGGAGGATACTCACCCCGATACCGATGAGATCCTCGACGCGGAGACGACCGACGACGACGGAAAGCCGCTGGAGAACCCCTCAGGAGGGTGACCGACCCCGAAAGGCTCTCGCGGGTCGA
The sequence above is drawn from the Candidatus Microbacterium colombiense genome and encodes:
- a CDS encoding DMT family transporter, whose translation is MTETRALPAPVALGGAVAIGVMTAIQARVNGVLGVRLDDGIVAGLVSFSVGLLALVIVISALPSGRRGVGRLWRGVRGRTIPVWMLLGGACGALTVSTQGLTAGVLGVSLFTVGVVAGQTLHGLVLDRIGFGPAGVVAVTPGRVLGGLLALAAVGISLSGDVLATAPLWMLALPFLAGVGIAWQAATNGRLAQRVGSPIIATFMSFIAGTVVLLFAAGISIALRGAPEALPAEPWLYLGGFLGFAYILLGAFIVSQTGVLLMGLGSVLGQLATSVLIDLIWPAAAGPATWQIVGMVVVAVASVSVALPRRRRRA
- a CDS encoding response regulator transcription factor; this encodes MTERIRVLLVDDQQLIRLGFRMVLEAEDDIEVVGEAGDGREAIVQAAALHPDLVLMDIRMPGLDGIAATESIVRSHPQTRVLVLTTFDLDEYAFGAIRAGASGFLLKDVQRHEMLAALRSVHRGDAALSPRVTRMLLEHVTPVLPSAGTSTPSETNVADELTDRERDVFLAIGRGLTNAEIASTLFVSESTVKTHVGRVLSKLGARDRIHAVILAHRLGLVDDTPLPTES
- the msrB gene encoding peptide-methionine (R)-S-oxide reductase MsrB, which translates into the protein MAYSVDKTEEEWRDELGDEQYAVLRQAATERAWTGELLDEGRAGLYTCGACGAELFQSGTKFDSGCGWPSFYESIRPEAVQLIEDTTLGMVRTEVRCSNCGSHLGHVFPDGFGTPTGDRYCMNSIALNFTPEAS
- a CDS encoding DUF3263 domain-containing protein produces the protein MLGDLTERDRAVLAIEAAWPRHGSAKEEVIRAQLGMSAARYYQVLGRLLESDAALEYDPMLVRRLRRLRDVRAARRSGRMPGFVG
- a CDS encoding DUF2332 domain-containing protein — its product is MTDAVQQRYARFAAEEAPGRSTVYEEWAQGVADDADMQALLARIPENRRQPPLVFAVTRLLGAMPGDFAGWRDFVRSHADEVVAECTARSLQTNEPLRLAALLPVLSEIDGPIALLELGASAGLCLYPDHYSYRFVDADGAVRLALDPSEGTSSVVLTSTVTGELPPLRMPHVVWRAGIDLAPLDVADAWDRRWLRGLVWPGESGRAERIDAAADIAAAEPPHLVAGDALEKLEALADAAPTDATLVITTPGVLVHIPRASRTALVDRIAQLPARWITIDPPALLDVWRPPIDASTWTGFVVALDGRVRAAADPLGSWWEWRADSQRDES
- a CDS encoding nitroreductase family protein, with amino-acid sequence MSALDAVRARQSWSKVDDTAPTHEELLTFVAAAGRVADHSSLRPWRLIELRGADREVLGAAIAKAEGDKSPSTKPLRAPLLIAVVASFRKSKVPRWEQEAVASGVAHTISLLLDEAGWGVFWRTGSYTRAKAVAKAHGLGKDEELLGWLYVGGKPAGKRAGRRKAVDARKLVSRMPRAKKKK
- a CDS encoding histidine kinase — encoded protein: MSRTRSRSISIREDEELRLPRPPGVFRRFWARHPRVADVLIALVCLLLSLTPAMRINPDLPTPITVTMAVLLPIAVVGACVTLFWRRRVPFVPFVAAFTVEASFLLIDMPVGTPLVLATCYALAVYRSTALAWKCFAIALAALTAFAGILTLTDVISLQIAANSVVSSLVLGLIGTLIGVNVGGRKRYLAAVIDRSRQLLVERDQQAQLAAAAERARIAREMHDIVSHSLTVIVALSEGAAATPDRDQARTAAAASAETARTALTEMRSMLGVLRADDATLPLAPIAAPTPHDTVTTAQRAGFPVSLAVSGASDLSPALSHAVSRIVQEGVTNAMRHSPTANAIGVRIEHRAAAVVVDIVNDGAAQASDSPGFGLRGLSERIAHVRGTIEYGPRGGGRWMLRAELPTDNDEREKNS
- a CDS encoding LytR C-terminal domain-containing protein, translating into MSKPSRDRFDDVPRATGRVGAHRAEAPGMNGWVVLLWSFVAALVLIIAGIFGSLVFMGRIELFPEAAPSAVPTPEDTGVVDTAFSVMILNATGEDGLEQQMRDLLINKGWDAGTVYASGSDSVDFKTTTVYYVQDDDEPAAIGLANLLGGAAVQQSDTYAALNETDREQLTVVIGLDRSAAATETPAGTPAP
- a CDS encoding ABC transporter permease, yielding MTTQAPPVTRARVDSAQRLTFFRAVRSEWIKLATVRSTWWSIGITALLTVGIAVLIAQAVDMPGFEPIQAVVSPIQFTMLLAGILGAIAVTGEYSTGMIRSTLAADPVRGSVLAAKALVLAVFMFVSSLVIFFGAAFAVSLVVAARDQSIDWSDASASFLPIIVASFTMAVFAIIGVAFGFILRSGAGAIAATVGLLFVLPIMTNFFSFAGESWKWVTDAAAYLPASAAQSIILPSDGAIIDGPTGYLTLGCWALGALLAAWAVLRTRDA
- a CDS encoding SOS response-associated peptidase family protein yields the protein MCASYGLDPRFTDAELLAAADEAVLEGLRTWAQDNAGETVRPTGRNLRNLNPLIVSTETGPSLEPAWWGFLVGGEPAKFPSINTRSERLQERPGGLKSRAIVPATSWYEMQKPQRVWQEFRLDEGALFGMAAVTQRGRTTDGTWFTCYSIVMRPAPAHLAEVHDRMPVLIPTAFAQEWLTAESGRDVIDEALLAAAGLDGRVATTPRADDKGADRLF
- a CDS encoding ATP-binding cassette domain-containing protein translates to MITAEGLTKRFGDKTAVQDVSFTIQPGTVTGFLGPNGAGKSTTMRMIVGLDRPTSGLATIAGKEYRKLRAPLSEVGVLLDAKAVHTGRTARNHLRAMAATHGIPASRVDEVIELAGITSVARKRAGKFSLGMGQRLGIASALLGDPHTLILDEPVNGLDPEGVRWVRQFVRHAASEGRTVLLSSHLMSEMAQTADHVIVMGRGQVLADAPLDELVRAWTRNTVRVRTPRAADLAAAVGGPEVEIVSTAPDLLDIVGLPAARIGDLAADRGIPLHELTPTTGSLEDAYLALTGDSVEYRTKEIS
- a CDS encoding aldo/keto reductase, producing MTRIGTSDLDVFPLALGGNVFGWTADRDASFAVLDAFVAGGGDFIDTADSYSAWVPGNEGGESETIVGQWLASRNPQDVVVATKVSQHPEFRGLSAENVRRAAEASLARLGVDTIDLYYAHFDDETVPLEDTVGAFGQLVTDGLVRNIAVSNYSAERIREWIAISDRLGVSRPVAVQPHYNLVHRNDVEETIVPVAHEFELGLVPYYSLASGFLTGKYRSTDVAGQSSPRAQGAAKYATDAGLRIIDALEEIGEAYGASIAATSLAWLRAQPAVVAPIASARTVGQVPDLLAGARLELTADEVRLLNRVSEWTPARS
- a CDS encoding MmcQ/YjbR family DNA-binding protein, which gives rise to MDARALNTAATSRAEELPGAERENPFGPEWDVYKVRGRVFLLVPLDGTGRITLKSHPDDAVALRETFADIVPGYHMNKKHWITLLPGDSLEEGLVTELVTESYLLVVEKLPRAQRPVDPDLFGRGPATDAAAPTA